Proteins encoded together in one Panthera uncia isolate 11264 chromosome A2, Puncia_PCG_1.0, whole genome shotgun sequence window:
- the TAS2R5 gene encoding LOW QUALITY PROTEIN: taste receptor type 2 member 5 (The sequence of the model RefSeq protein was modified relative to this genomic sequence to represent the inferred CDS: inserted 2 bases in 2 codons; deleted 2 bases in 2 codons; substituted 2 bases at 2 genomic stop codons) translates to MKTYLECGITLRGSEGQPGATHIHLLKQDIFCEGSERLLTPAILSAALALLMVVRVAEFLIGLVGNGVLVVWSFGERVRKFNGSLYDLIVPGLAVCRFLLRWLIMVDLTLFPLFQSSRWLRYLSVFWILVSQASLWFAPFLSVFYCRKITALEHPVCLWLKQRAYRLSLWCLLGYLMINLLLVAHSGLTXQNLSQGNNSIMCTLSNWYYMYILKLTAGSGLPFMVFLVPSGMXLIVSLCRHHKKMKVHTAXRRDAWAQPHITALKPLTCFLILRVVYILASPFPITSKYSANLPVVFISKTLMAAYPSLHSVILIMGNPRMKQTCXRILWKIVYAWRS, encoded by the exons ATGAAAACTTACCTTGAGTGTGGCATCACCCTCCGGGGATCTGAAGGTCAGCCAGGAGCCACACACATTCATCTGTTGAAGCAGGACATTTTCTGTGAAGGAAGTGAGAGACTCCTGACCCCAGCCATACTGTCTGCCGCCCTAGCACTGCTGATGGTGGTGAGAGTGGCCGAATTTCTCATTGGCCTGGTTGGAAATGGAGTCCTTGTGGTTTGGAGTTTTGGAGAACGGGTCAGAAAATTCAACGGGTCCTTATACGACCTCATTGTCCCGGGCCTGGCCGTTTGCCGATTTCTCCTGCGGTGGCTGATTATGGTGGACTTAACCCTGTTTCCGCTTTTCCAGAGCAGCCGTTGGCTTCGCTACCTCAGTGTCTTCTGGATCCTGGTAAGCCAGGCCAGCTTGTGGTTTGCCCCTTTCCTCAGTGTCTTCTACTGTAGGAAGATCACAGCCCTTGAACACCCTGTCTGTCTATGGCTGAAGCAGAGGGCCTATCGCCTGAGTCTCTGGTGCCTTCTG GGGTACCTCATGATAAATTTGTTACTTGTGGCCCACAGTGGCTTAA TCCAAAATCTTTCCCAAGGCAACAACAGCATTATGTGCACCCTTTCAAACTGGTACTACATGTATATATTAAAGCTCACTGCAGGAAGCGGGTTGCCTTTCATGGTGTTTCTTGTTCCTTCTGGGATG TGATTGATTGTCTCTTTGTGTAGACACCACAAGAAGATGAAGGTGCATACAG GTAGGAGGGATGCTTGGGCCCAGCCTCACATCACTGCCCTGAAGCCCTTGACCTGCTTCCTTATCCTTCGCGTGGTTTATATCCTGGCCAGCCCCTTTCCCATCACCTCCAAGTATTCTGCTAATCTCCCCGTTGTCTTCATTTCCAAGACCCTCATGGCTGCCTATCCTTCTCTTCATTCTGTCATATTGATCATGGGGAATCCCAGGATGAAGCAGACTTGTTAGAGAATCCTGTGGAAGATAGTGTATGCTTGGAGATCCTGA
- the PRSS37 gene encoding probable inactive serine protease 37: protein MKFIFYLGVLAGTVFSTHASVQKDDHAPYLVYLKSHFNPCVGVLIKNNWVLAPAHCYLPNLKVMLGNFRIRVRDGTEQTINPIQIIRYWNYSHSAPQDDLMLIKLAKPANLNNKVQPLSLATSNVRPGTVCLLSGLDWSQDNNGRHPDLRQNLEAPVMSDKECQKTEQGKSHRNSLCVKFVKVFSRIFGEVAVATVICKNKLQGIEVGHFMGGDVGIYTNVHKYTSWIENITKDK, encoded by the exons atgaaatttatcttttatttgggTGTCCTTGCTG GGACAGTTTTCTCTACTCACGCATCTGTGCAGAAAGACGACCATGCTCCCTACTTGGTATACCTCAAGTCGCACTTCAACCCCTGTGTGGGTGTCCTCATCAAAAACAACTGGGTGCTGGCCCCAGCTCACTGCTACTTACC aAACCTGAAAGTGATGCTGGGAAATTTCAGGATCAGAGTCAGAGATGGCACAGAGCAGACAATTAACCCCATTCAGATTATCCGCTACTGGAACTACAGCCATAGCGCCCCCCAGGATGACCTCATGCTCATTAAGCTGGCTAAGCCTGCCAACCTCAACAACAAAGTCCAGCCACTTTCCCTCGCCACCAGCAATGTCCGGCCAGGCACTGTCTGTCTGCTCTCAGGTTTGGACTGGAGCCAAGATAACAATG GCAGGCATCCTGATTTAAGGCAGAACCTGGAGGCTCCTGTGATGTCTGATAAAGAGTGCCAGAAAACTGAACAAGGAAAAAGCCACAGGAACTCCTTATGTGTGAAATTTGTGAAAGTGTTCAGCCGAATTTTTGGG GAGGTGGCCGTCGCTACTGTCATCTGCAAAAACAAGCTCCAGGGAATCGAGGTCGGACACTTCATGGGAGGGGATGTTGGAATCTACACCAATGTTCACAAATATACCTCCTGGATCGAGAACATCACTAAAGATAAATGA